The genomic interval GGATTCAATGTGTTGAAAGGTGATTATGTATTAAGCTCAGTGTATGTGTTGTTCAAATTAGAAATAGGCTAAAAGGAGAGTTGAGTGCCCATATGTACATTGAAACAaggtttcctcctcctgcttatAATGGCCATTATCATTAAAGATGGCTTCCTAAAGCATTGCAGTAAGTGTGTTTCCTACCACCTACTTTTATGTTACtttcttcttcagatttaaGTCTCATGCctaatattgcaaaaaaataaacttttttacCCATGGCTGAGATGGATGTATTGAATTACACCAAAGTGCAACAGAGACAGACTGCGAATCAATCTTGACATACACGGAGCATGTGACGTGTTCGTTAGTCAATAGTTTAATGGCACCCAACTGGAGAAACCGTGCTATCAGCTGTTTATCTTGATGTGCTTTATCTCCTTACTGTCAAACAACATTGCTGGATGAAAACACACtagtttgcttttttctttctttctccaagttagggttagggatcGTAACACAAACTTTCTAGTATTTCAGCTGCTGTAAATTTTCAAAAATTCGTAATAACAAAAGACTTTAGAAGATGTCCACCCCATTTCTCTAAACTCAGCCTGCTGAAGCGTCATATTAACATCAGATAAACTGTTAAGTGAGGACTGATCACTTACACTTGGAGGACATGGAGCTCTAAAGGGCCACTATGAACCGGAGAAATTATTGTATCAATCATATGGGCACCTGATTATTGTTTtaacacagacatgaaaaactGCAAAGCTATGCTTTAATCAAACATCTTTTTTCCTCAGTCGCCTTGGATGTGGGATACCAGACACTGTTGGTACAACTATCCTTttcaggtgagtgtgtgtgtgtgtttttttttttagcaactCAACAATCATCATGCCTATATTATTTCTAACCAGTTCAGCAGCATAATGTTTGCAGATCAGCGTGACTGCTTATTTGTTAAAGGTGTTTTTGTGTCGCTTTTCTCCCCAAGCCTCTGAGTCCTGGACAGTACAACCACTATGTAGCCGAGCTGGCTTTCTATTGGTCCCTGATGTTTTCCCAGTTCACAGACATTAAACGTAAGGTGAGGCAACATCAGCTTTAATTGAATCTATTGTGCTGCCTCAAAATTGCTTCATGCACTTTCTGTCAGAGCTGATTTGCGAGTTTTTCTTGTTGACCTCGTTTAAATCACCCTTTTCTTAATCTGTGACGATGTGTTTGCGAGCTTGGCTGTCGTAGAACACAAGGTGAGGCATCACTAGCATATTGCCTCTTTTGTCCTGCCTCGAAATAGCTCCCCGGAATTCTTTGTGCAGAGCTCTGTCAGAgctgttttgacagtttttctcGTTGACTTTGTCTCAATCCcgctttttcttaatttatttgATGATGTGTTTAAAAGCATGACAGTCGGACCATTTTCTGTCATCACCATATTGTGAATAAACCTGTGGTTATTTGCTCTGGCAGAACAGGTTAGACGATGTAATGCTGCCGTGCCATAAAGATATACAACACTCCTTGCATTTAGTTTAACAGCAGTTCGCCATCCCACTATTGACGCAATGTCTTTCACATGCTGTTGTAACTGAAAGTACAAAGACCAACAAGTGAAGATTATTCTGCAACCAGCCACTTCATcccattatttatttagctggagaagttttttttgttgttgtttgtaatttaCTATGTAGATGTCCAGTAAGTAAGTTGTTTGAGcgtcctttctctctctgtcatccttttttcatttcaccgaTGACAGGATTTCATGATCATGCTTGTGCACCACCTGGCCACAATAATCCTCATCACATTCTCCTACGCCAACAACATGCTGAGAGCTGGTACTTTGGTCATGTGTGTGCACGATGCATCCGACATCTTtcttgaggtaaaaaaaatagataaccCAGTggtgaatagtttttttttcttcttttagtttGTCCAGGAAGCATATTTTGCACATGATGTTGTACTAAATGAAGGTCAAAACAGCTGGGAGCATTCGAGCATGGAAATTATGTAACTGTGCTGCGAGCTACTTCTCCTACCAGCCTGAcgagaaaacacatttcctaGTAACACGAGAGTGGCCTTCAATTGATACTTTTCGTTACAACTGTGAGATATTGGTTAGATATGTTATCACTGTGAATCATTAACGCCTTATTCATCTCCCAAGGCAGCCAAGCTGGCCAACTATGCCAAGTACCAGAGGCTGTGTGAtggcctgtttgtgttgttcagcATGAGCTTTTTCGTCACTCGACTCGTCATCTATCCTTTCTggtgagacaaaacaagatcctatttacatttcaaatgacaTAGACACAATTAGTCTCTCAGACActgccatgtttgtgtgtaagccCCAAAGTAATGTACACAAAACAGGCTAATCAGTCATAGCCCTGGTCTCCGATGGAAGGCACCGGTGGGACGGTGTAGTTTAATGAACTCAAAGTAATTATTGATGGATGGATTCAGTAAAACCTCCGTTTGTCTGTGCTCGTTGCAGGATTGTTCGGAGCGTTCTGATTGAGAGCTGGGAAATTGCGGGTCCATACCAGTGCTGGTGGCTGTTCAACGGGTTACTGCTGGTCCTGCAGACGCTTCACATCATCTGGTTCTACCTCATTGCTCGTATTGCTATCAAAGCCATATTCAAGGGGAAGGTAAGTCTGGTAATCTCACTTGTgtagtgcctttttttttttttttttttttactcatgttGGTTGCATTGTCGTCTCTCAGTGGGTCCCTTAATTTGGTCcagattgaaatatttcaactatATTTTCGCTGGATTACAATTAGATTTTGCACCAAAGTTCATGGTCCTGagaggatgaattgtaataactgtAGTGACCCTATAGCATTGTCCTCAAGTTAAAACTTGCTGTGTCCAGTACTGGTTCTAACACACTCCACTAAGATGGTGACTGTGGTAAACACTACTTGCACAAGGACATGAGTATTTTCCCTGTTGGCACATGAGCACACTGGCGGCCTCGCGGAGCTACTAAGTGTGGCTGTCGACTGTAGTTGTGTCGTAACTCTCCTCACAATTCCTATACTATTCAGTAATACTGTCATGTTTGATTTTCCAGGTGGCAAAAGATGACCGAAGTGATATCGACAGCAGCTCGGACGAAGAGATTAATTCCAGTTGCGGTAAAACTCCCAGTCAGACCCTAAACACAAAGGGCAGCAGTCACACTGGGAACCTTAATGGAGAAACTCATGACCACTGAGTACCATCTACTTCCAATGTGGCTTCCACTCACGCTCTGTGTGCCTGCGAGATCCACTGCGTCACTTGACCACCTGaaaggaatatatatttttttctcttcttttttgggcCACAGTTTTCAAATGGAGAGCGGACTGGGTACAGGGCGTGGGATACAGACTTAGCACTGTGTTACTGTGTCAGGTTTACACTGTGTGAGGTTTACTCCTGCTTTGTGCTTACAGAAGTAGACAAAGAAATATGTGTGGTCTGCACCtcagggggtgtgtgtgtgtgtgtgtgtgtgtgtgtgtgtgtgtgtgtgtgtgtgtgtgtgtgtgtgtgtgtgtgtgtgtgtgtgtgtgtgtgtgtgtgtgtgtgtgtgtgtgtgtgtgtgtgtgtgtgtgtgtgtgtgtgtgtgtgtgtgtgtgtgtgtgtgtgtgtgtgtgtgtgtgtgtgggtgtgtgtgggtgtgtgtgggtgtgggggggggcttgtgtgtgtgtgtgtgtgtgttcgccgaGTTAGAAGCTGCAGCAAGCACACAACTGTGCATATATGCACCACTACAGTCAAAACTCCTTTTTAAACAAGGACAGAAATTTTATCAGTGAATTTGGTTATATATTGtacaactgtaaaacaaatcatGCAATCATTTATCTGCCTTACTGAAGCCACGGAATTCCAAATGCCCAATATCCCTTTAGAATACCAAAGATTTCTTAATAAAATATTACTGCAATCTAATCCACAGAAGTGTTGAAGGacttttattctgttttgtaCAGTGCAGTGAACTTGACTGTATAATGAGTAGGACTGCAACCAAACGATTAATATTCATTATTGATGAACgggctgattattttcttgattaatcattAACGCTATGCTTTACATGGCCTTCATTTAGCTGAAGCTTTTGTCCGAACTTACAATGTGCATTCAagcatgaagatattacccaaaaagtgcaagaatcatgaaAGTACATGAaaatttatcaaacaggcaaaacgGCTTAAATTGCcagattttagaaaaaaaaattcttctgttttaatgattcatggactAAAAACTATCTATcgtatttcttgttttgtccaactgACTATCCGAAAAACCGGAATATGTCTAATCTACTTTCACATAAGACATCCGGTGCATCAGCTGTAATAATCACATAGCAGAAGTAATTACAGTATGTGACCCTGTTGCAGTCACAGATGGACGAATCTATCCGCCTTCTTCAGAATCTCATTTTATCGCACTCGCTCAACATGTCGAAAACCTCCTCTGAGATGTCGTTATACTTCAGGCTGAAAGAGTCGGAAACAAAAGCAGTAGTTAGATTCTCcttcaaaagaaaactttttttgtgtgcgtagAAACTTCATGTAATGTAGTTGATATTTAACTGCGGCTCACTTCATCTCCAGCATG from Scophthalmus maximus strain ysfricsl-2021 chromosome 3, ASM2237912v1, whole genome shotgun sequence carries:
- the LOC118316253 gene encoding ceramide synthase 5-like, encoding MTSSFSDWFWNERFWLPENATWAELEHPPPGAEYPRVRHVLYALPLSVGVFLLRLLFERLVAKPCAHILQIQAGVPRRAQPNAVLERLYRSKTSPDTRQLEGLSKQLDWDVRKIQRWFRIRRDQDRPSTQTKFCESMWRFTFYLGIFIYAICHLWVSPWMWDTRHCWYNYPFQPLSPGQYNHYVAELAFYWSLMFSQFTDIKRKDFMIMLVHHLATIILITFSYANNMLRAGTLVMCVHDASDIFLEAAKLANYAKYQRLCDGLFVLFSMSFFVTRLVIYPFWIVRSVLIESWEIAGPYQCWWLFNGLLLVLQTLHIIWFYLIARIAIKAIFKGKVAKDDRSDIDSSSDEEINSSCGKTPSQTLNTKGSSHTGNLNGETHDH